A portion of the Thermoanaerobaculum aquaticum genome contains these proteins:
- a CDS encoding NHLP bacteriocin export ABC transporter permease/ATPase subunit, which translates to MASKPPRPAFVKISESPDSALVGKAIPLEAVSFVLGRSPDCQLAVQDKAMSRRHAELKLVDGTWLLADLGSANGVWVGGRRVAEHQLQNGESFRLGATVFVFHLGAEEEQEATVRLEVPTAAPAPPAPPSAAPLAPPPPAYQPSVELSATLSEALAQWGQTRQVSGNTPWVIGDETTAWYVSEGQVVLFTVPLDDRGEPQGARAHFCTLGPGNLIFGMDFKRFGLGAGILAVGKGGTKVIEVALSQLKVFAKQERFRQELAALVDAWVQTVASAFAASLGGGPPPTVVATAGASVEVPNGGCLRGGREVSWLEVVAGELLFVGWEPLQQARAQAGDLLEQLSRLRAVFPLATDTWMIAANPADQATVVRVHATAEAIATPAFWAGLASFHEIVCRCEFINKRLGLVDELHRLRVKAEHARAAGEEAEREIAGVMAEGQEEAGHMAGPSRDPVLDAVRLVGEALGMSVRDHPEVDKRADLRTRLQAVAKASRFQVRQVALRDDWYRRDQGPILGAWEEGGGPVALVPKGAKAYEYVDPATGERGLVTEAVVQRLSGFGYVFYRPFPDGPLSARDLIRFGLRGLKPDVRWVVAMGVGLGLLGTIPPYFTGRLFDTAIPQADRALLWQFVVGLLVGALVSSAFKVCQAIAILRIQGKMDYSIQAALWDRLLNLPSNALRQYTAGDLADRAQGVDKIRALVAGAGINSILGFLSSIFYVFLMAKYSLLLAAAGMGISFLYVAATTTANYLRLRQERQEMGLRGTITGMVLQFITGVPKIRVAGAENHAFKTWAKAYAQQRRLLFRIGQIKNAIQVLTSGFPVLSSLGIFYVLWKIQEAALAKGQPPSITTGDFIAFNAAFSAFVAALQGLGDASLDMLRIVPIYERLKPIVTTPPELDEARAYPGKLRGEIQVSHVSFRYSEDGPWILNDLSVHIKPGEFIAFVGASGCGKSTLMRILLGFETPTRGAVYYDGQDLATLDLREVRQQIGVVLQNSTLLPTDIYRNIVGSSGLPVQAAWEAAALAGLAEDISQMPMGMHTYISEGGGGFSGGQRQKVLIARALVRKPRIMIFDEATSALDNRSQAVVMESIEKLQATRIVIAHRLSTIINADRICYLEGGKIIEEGSFQELMAKGGKFALLAQRQMA; encoded by the coding sequence ATGGCCAGCAAACCTCCCCGCCCCGCCTTCGTGAAGATCAGCGAGTCGCCGGATTCGGCACTGGTGGGAAAGGCCATCCCGTTGGAGGCTGTGTCTTTCGTTTTGGGGCGTTCCCCGGATTGCCAATTGGCGGTTCAGGACAAAGCCATGTCCCGGCGGCACGCCGAGCTCAAGCTGGTGGATGGGACCTGGCTTTTGGCTGATTTAGGCTCGGCCAACGGCGTTTGGGTGGGGGGAAGAAGGGTCGCCGAACACCAGCTTCAGAACGGCGAAAGCTTCCGCCTGGGGGCTACGGTTTTCGTTTTTCACTTGGGAGCCGAGGAGGAGCAGGAGGCCACGGTGAGGCTGGAGGTGCCCACGGCTGCGCCAGCGCCTCCGGCACCGCCTTCTGCGGCTCCTCTGGCTCCCCCACCCCCCGCGTACCAGCCTTCGGTGGAGCTGTCCGCGACCTTAAGCGAAGCGCTGGCCCAATGGGGCCAAACCCGGCAGGTGAGCGGCAACACCCCCTGGGTTATTGGCGACGAAACAACCGCTTGGTACGTGAGCGAGGGGCAAGTGGTGCTGTTTACCGTGCCCTTGGACGATCGCGGCGAACCGCAGGGGGCGCGGGCGCACTTTTGCACGCTGGGTCCCGGCAACCTCATTTTCGGCATGGATTTCAAGCGCTTTGGCCTGGGAGCCGGCATCTTGGCGGTGGGCAAGGGCGGGACCAAGGTTATCGAGGTCGCCTTGAGCCAGCTGAAGGTGTTCGCCAAGCAGGAGCGCTTCCGGCAAGAGCTGGCGGCTTTGGTGGACGCATGGGTTCAAACTGTTGCTTCGGCTTTTGCCGCTTCCCTTGGTGGCGGACCTCCGCCCACGGTGGTGGCCACCGCAGGGGCATCGGTGGAGGTGCCCAACGGTGGGTGCCTGCGCGGTGGGCGGGAGGTGAGCTGGCTCGAAGTTGTAGCTGGCGAGCTGCTGTTTGTGGGGTGGGAGCCGCTTCAGCAGGCGCGCGCCCAAGCCGGGGATCTTTTGGAGCAGCTGAGCCGATTGCGGGCGGTTTTCCCTTTGGCCACCGATACCTGGATGATTGCCGCTAACCCCGCCGACCAGGCCACGGTGGTGCGGGTCCATGCCACGGCTGAGGCCATAGCCACGCCGGCTTTTTGGGCAGGTCTGGCCAGCTTCCACGAAATCGTGTGCCGCTGCGAGTTCATCAACAAGCGCTTGGGGCTTGTGGATGAGCTGCACCGCTTGCGGGTGAAAGCCGAGCACGCGCGCGCTGCTGGGGAAGAGGCGGAGCGGGAAATTGCCGGGGTCATGGCCGAGGGGCAGGAAGAAGCGGGGCACATGGCCGGTCCCAGCCGCGACCCGGTGCTGGACGCTGTGCGGCTGGTGGGCGAGGCCCTAGGGATGAGCGTCCGCGACCACCCGGAGGTGGACAAACGCGCCGATTTGCGCACCCGTTTACAAGCCGTGGCCAAGGCCTCCCGCTTTCAGGTGCGGCAGGTGGCTCTCAGGGACGACTGGTACCGCCGGGACCAAGGCCCCATTTTGGGCGCGTGGGAGGAGGGCGGAGGCCCGGTGGCGCTGGTGCCCAAGGGGGCCAAAGCTTACGAGTACGTGGACCCGGCTACCGGCGAGCGCGGCCTGGTCACCGAGGCTGTGGTTCAGCGTCTTTCGGGCTTTGGCTACGTGTTTTACCGTCCCTTCCCCGATGGCCCGCTTTCCGCCCGGGACCTGATTCGCTTTGGCCTCCGGGGCTTGAAGCCGGACGTGCGATGGGTGGTGGCCATGGGGGTGGGGCTGGGCCTCTTGGGCACCATCCCTCCCTATTTCACCGGCCGGCTTTTTGACACTGCCATTCCCCAAGCGGACCGGGCGCTTTTGTGGCAGTTTGTGGTGGGCCTCTTGGTGGGGGCGTTGGTTTCCAGCGCCTTTAAGGTGTGTCAGGCCATTGCCATTTTGCGAATCCAGGGAAAGATGGATTACTCCATCCAAGCGGCGCTTTGGGATCGCCTGTTAAATTTGCCCTCCAACGCTTTGCGTCAGTACACCGCCGGCGACTTGGCAGATCGCGCCCAGGGGGTGGACAAGATCCGTGCGCTGGTGGCCGGTGCCGGCATCAACTCCATCCTGGGCTTTTTGAGCTCGATTTTTTACGTATTTTTGATGGCCAAATACAGCTTGCTGTTGGCCGCCGCCGGCATGGGCATTTCGTTCTTGTACGTTGCGGCCACCACCACCGCCAACTACCTACGCTTGCGCCAGGAACGGCAGGAGATGGGGTTGCGCGGAACCATTACCGGCATGGTGCTGCAGTTCATTACTGGTGTGCCAAAAATCAGGGTGGCTGGCGCCGAAAACCACGCTTTTAAAACGTGGGCTAAAGCGTACGCTCAGCAGCGTCGGCTTTTGTTCCGCATCGGCCAAATCAAAAACGCCATTCAAGTCCTGACGTCGGGCTTTCCAGTGCTTTCATCATTGGGCATATTCTACGTGCTGTGGAAAATTCAGGAAGCAGCCCTGGCTAAGGGCCAGCCCCCTTCTATTACCACCGGTGATTTCATTGCCTTTAACGCCGCCTTTTCTGCCTTTGTGGCTGCGCTGCAGGGTTTGGGCGATGCGTCTTTGGACATGCTGCGCATTGTACCGATTTACGAGCGCTTGAAACCCATTGTGACCACGCCGCCAGAGCTGGACGAAGCGCGGGCTTATCCAGGGAAGCTTCGCGGTGAAATCCAAGTGTCCCACGTTTCCTTCCGCTACAGCGAAGATGGCCCGTGGATCCTCAACGACCTTTCGGTTCACATTAAGCCCGGCGAGTTCATTGCCTTTGTGGGCGCTTCGGGTTGCGGGAAATCCACGCTCATGCGCATCCTTTTGGGCTTTGAAACACCCACCCGGGGCGCGGTGTACTACGACGGGCAGGATTTGGCAACCCTGGATTTGCGGGAAGTGCGGCAGCAAATTGGCGTGGTACTGCAGAACTCCACCCTCTTGCCCACTGACATCTACCGCAACATCGTGGGCTCCTCGGGGCTGCCGGTACAGGCCGCGTGGGAGGCCGCCGCCTTGGCTGGGCTTGCGGAGGATATTTCGCAAATGCCCATGGGCATGCACACCTACATTTCTGAGGGCGGCGGTGGGTTTTCCGGCGGGCAGAGGCAAAAGGTGCTCATTGCCCGGGCCTTGGTGCGCAAGCCGAGGATCATGATTTTTGACGAAGCAACCTCGGCCCTGGACAACCGCTCGCAAGCGGTGGTCATGGAAAGCATCGAAAAACTGCAAGCCACACGCATCGTCATTGCCCACCGGCTTTCCACCATCATCAACGCCGACCGCATTTGCTACCTGGAAGGCGGGAAAATCATTGAAGAGGGCAGCTTCCAGGAGCTCATGGCCAAGGGCGGCAAGTTCGCCCTCCTGGCCCAACGCCAGATGGCGTAA
- a CDS encoding NHLP family bacteriocin export ABC transporter peptidase/permease/ATPase subunit codes for MATAAQETPQSAPLPPPPNKRVRTPTVLQMEAVECGAAALAIILGYHGRIVPLEELRVECGVSRDGSKASNVLRAARKYGLVAKGFKYENIDKLYDLPLPVILFWNMNHFLVLEGFKGGKVYLNDPASGPRVVTLEELDASFSGVVLTFEKGPEFREAGEKPSMAAAFRRRLEGSEEAILFVLLCGLFLVVPGLVIPTFSRVFIDDYLVGGRQSIVTPLLIGMLLTALLRMGLTYLQEYYLLRLETKIALSNSTGFFNHILRLPVSYFAQRYAGEIGSRLQINDKVAEMISGKLTTTVIDSILVVFYAVLMMLYDVPLTLLCIFLGLANVIGMKLVARRRVDASRRMQQDYGKLMGTAMNGLQLMETIKATGAESEFFARWAGYQAKALRSQQELDTLSQLLNAVPPLVSNLTTAMILLLGSMKVMDGGMTVGMLVAYQSLMASFNKPLSTLVGFGAAVQELEADMNRLDDVLRFPQDEQYRRVGRPSGEVKAAEVPKLAGEVELRDVTFGYSPLDPPLIENFNLKVRPGRRVAIVGRSGSGKSTISKLLAGLYKPWSGQILFDGVPVEKLPPELVRNSLAFVDQDIFLFGGTVYENVTMWDSTLPRAAVTKACRDAAIDDDIQARNDKYDARVEEGGRNFSGGQRQRLEIARALVGDPTILVLDEATSALDPATELWVDEAVRRRGCTCVIIAHRLSTIRDADEIIVMERGKIVQRGTHDELKDQPGLYAELIKH; via the coding sequence ATGGCTACTGCAGCGCAGGAAACACCGCAAAGCGCGCCACTGCCCCCGCCGCCCAACAAGCGGGTGAGGACCCCCACCGTTCTGCAAATGGAGGCGGTGGAGTGCGGGGCGGCAGCTCTGGCCATCATCCTGGGCTACCACGGGCGGATCGTGCCGCTGGAAGAGCTGCGGGTGGAGTGCGGGGTTTCCCGGGATGGGTCCAAAGCGTCCAACGTCCTGCGCGCCGCCCGCAAGTACGGCCTGGTGGCCAAGGGCTTTAAATACGAGAACATCGACAAGCTTTACGACCTGCCGCTGCCGGTGATCCTGTTTTGGAACATGAACCACTTCTTGGTGCTGGAGGGGTTCAAAGGCGGCAAGGTGTACCTTAACGATCCCGCTTCGGGACCGCGGGTGGTGACGCTGGAAGAGCTGGACGCCTCGTTTTCCGGCGTGGTGCTGACCTTTGAAAAGGGACCGGAATTTCGGGAAGCCGGTGAAAAGCCCAGCATGGCAGCGGCTTTCCGCCGGCGTTTGGAGGGCTCGGAAGAAGCCATTTTGTTTGTGCTTTTGTGTGGGCTTTTCTTGGTGGTTCCGGGTTTGGTGATACCCACGTTTTCCCGAGTGTTTATTGACGACTACCTGGTAGGCGGCAGACAGTCCATCGTCACCCCGCTTTTAATCGGCATGCTTTTGACTGCACTTTTGCGCATGGGCCTTACCTACCTGCAGGAGTACTACCTCTTGCGGCTTGAGACCAAAATTGCCCTATCAAACTCCACAGGATTTTTCAACCATATCTTGCGTTTGCCGGTTTCCTATTTTGCACAAAGGTACGCTGGAGAAATCGGCTCCCGTTTGCAAATTAACGACAAAGTAGCGGAAATGATTTCGGGAAAGCTTACCACCACGGTCATTGATTCGATCTTGGTGGTTTTTTACGCGGTGCTCATGATGCTTTACGACGTTCCCCTTACGTTGCTTTGCATTTTCTTGGGGCTTGCAAACGTAATCGGGATGAAACTTGTGGCCCGCCGTCGGGTGGATGCCTCTCGACGCATGCAGCAGGACTACGGCAAGCTCATGGGGACCGCCATGAACGGCCTGCAGCTCATGGAAACCATCAAGGCTACAGGAGCCGAATCGGAGTTTTTTGCGCGGTGGGCCGGGTACCAGGCCAAGGCCCTCCGCTCCCAACAGGAACTGGACACGCTGTCCCAGCTTTTGAACGCGGTTCCGCCTTTGGTTTCTAACCTCACCACCGCGATGATCCTCCTTTTGGGCTCCATGAAGGTGATGGACGGGGGCATGACCGTGGGCATGCTGGTGGCGTACCAAAGCCTCATGGCTTCCTTTAACAAGCCGCTATCCACCCTGGTGGGGTTTGGTGCGGCAGTACAGGAGCTGGAAGCCGACATGAACCGCCTGGACGACGTGCTGCGCTTTCCCCAGGACGAGCAGTACCGCCGGGTTGGGCGGCCTTCGGGGGAAGTGAAAGCTGCCGAAGTTCCCAAGCTGGCTGGGGAGGTGGAGCTTCGCGACGTCACCTTTGGCTACAGCCCCCTGGACCCGCCGCTTATCGAAAACTTCAATTTGAAAGTTCGCCCAGGGAGACGGGTTGCCATCGTGGGACGCAGCGGTAGCGGCAAGTCCACGATCTCGAAGCTATTGGCAGGGCTTTACAAACCTTGGTCAGGGCAAATTCTCTTCGATGGGGTGCCGGTGGAAAAGCTCCCCCCGGAGCTGGTGCGCAACTCTTTGGCCTTCGTGGATCAGGACATCTTCCTTTTTGGCGGCACGGTTTACGAAAACGTCACCATGTGGGACAGCACCCTACCGCGGGCGGCGGTAACCAAAGCGTGTCGGGACGCCGCCATTGACGACGACATCCAAGCCCGCAACGACAAGTACGACGCCCGGGTGGAAGAGGGGGGCCGCAACTTTTCCGGAGGGCAAAGGCAGCGGCTGGAAATTGCCCGGGCCCTGGTCGGGGACCCCACGATTTTGGTTTTGGACGAGGCTACGTCAGCTTTGGACCCGGCCACCGAGCTGTGGGTGGACGAAGCGGTGCGGCGGCGGGGGTGCACCTGCGTGATCATTGCTCACCGGCTTTCCACCATTCGCGACGCCGACGAAATCATCGTCATGGAGCGAGGAAAGATCGTTCAGCGCGGCACCCACGACGAGCTTAAGGACCAGCCCGGCTTGTACGCCGAGCTCATCAAGCACTGA
- a CDS encoding NHLP bacteriocin system secretion protein, which translates to MASNLFRKKALERLSSPERLDELMQVTSPAGWLALGGLGFAIVAAIVWGIIGSIAVKVNGKGILMRGGSVFEITSTLAGHVLAVEVEPGQMVASGDVVLRLDQPELRVRYENTKEELAAISGHGAEQAVAQSQLLARYQTRAAELRKKIESQRKLVERGLLTGSQLLQTQAELTATEESIANLRASSAGRSVQIEQVRARLKELEAQLAQLVVKSPYNGRVLEVTTNVGDLVQPGTRLVTLEDPSQPLKAVLFVPAAEGKKIAPGMPANVSPSTVRPEEYGYIVGKVEELSEFPLTPEALKRILRNEQLAQELAGRATPIRVTVELVPQPDAPSGFRWTSGKGPPLKVFPGTLCQGSVVVETKRPIAYIIPLVKRATGAG; encoded by the coding sequence ATGGCCTCCAACCTCTTCCGCAAAAAAGCGCTCGAAAGGCTCTCGTCTCCCGAACGGCTGGACGAGCTCATGCAGGTCACGTCGCCGGCTGGGTGGCTGGCCTTGGGGGGATTGGGGTTTGCCATCGTGGCGGCCATCGTGTGGGGCATCATCGGCAGCATTGCTGTGAAGGTAAACGGCAAGGGCATCCTCATGCGCGGCGGCTCGGTTTTCGAGATTACCTCCACGCTGGCTGGGCACGTGCTTGCGGTGGAAGTGGAACCGGGGCAAATGGTGGCCTCCGGGGACGTGGTGCTGCGTTTGGATCAGCCCGAACTGCGGGTGCGCTACGAAAACACCAAGGAAGAGCTGGCCGCGATTTCCGGGCATGGAGCTGAGCAAGCGGTGGCGCAATCGCAGCTGTTAGCTCGTTACCAAACGCGAGCTGCGGAGCTGCGAAAAAAAATCGAAAGCCAGCGCAAGCTGGTGGAGCGGGGGCTTCTGACTGGCTCGCAGCTTTTGCAAACCCAAGCCGAGCTCACCGCTACCGAGGAAAGCATTGCCAACTTGCGGGCCTCTTCCGCGGGTCGCAGCGTGCAAATTGAGCAGGTGCGGGCCAGGCTCAAGGAGCTGGAAGCCCAGCTGGCCCAGCTGGTGGTGAAAAGCCCCTACAACGGTCGGGTTTTGGAGGTGACCACCAACGTGGGGGATCTCGTGCAGCCCGGGACACGGCTGGTGACTTTGGAAGACCCCTCGCAACCCTTGAAGGCTGTGCTCTTCGTGCCGGCGGCGGAAGGGAAGAAGATTGCCCCGGGGATGCCGGCCAACGTTTCCCCCTCCACCGTGCGCCCCGAGGAGTACGGCTACATCGTGGGGAAGGTGGAAGAGCTTTCCGAGTTTCCCCTGACCCCCGAGGCCTTAAAGCGCATCCTCCGCAACGAACAGCTGGCCCAGGAGCTTGCGGGTCGGGCCACCCCTATTCGCGTAACCGTGGAGCTCGTCCCGCAACCTGATGCCCCTTCCGGCTTCCGCTGGACCTCGGGCAAGGGCCCGCCTCTGAAGGTCTTCCCTGGAACCCTGTGCCAGGGCTCAGTAGTGGTGGAAACCAAACGCCCCATTGCCTACATCATCCCGCTGGTCAAGCGGGCCACCGGTGCCGGGTAG